From a region of the Stenotrophomonas sp. BIO128-Bstrain genome:
- a CDS encoding AAA family ATPase encodes MPALFTVLPNGRRVPEGARSRAFLLTDNWDDWFTYSTLYSLIFYDARGDEFQVGGVKIGQFQMTDGQRRPLIPDEFDELGEEFFSLGQDDSYYEKLNELGPELRDQILRGLRDVAIDQERFGRALGEKVTGISLLRSVPKKTVETQYSRLAGGGARLSRYEFTYTAGKTGRSKAEPVTLSFVVEPASMPPTNIHVLIGRNGVGKTHLLTHMSRSLADKRADAAEVGSFTVVSEDDEDDDGDLFANLVSVTFSAFDPFEPLPNRRDKSEGMPYAYIGLKRSGTSQDGKPLAPKSPERLSTEFGSSVLLCSNGARLVRWRRALEKLEADPIFRTADVAGLAEEGLEDDELKAKAKKLFAGLSSGHKIVLLTITKLVETVEERTLVLLDEPEAHLHPPLLSAFVRALSDLLVNRNGVAIIATHSPVVLQEVPRSCAWKIQRSGRSVEAERPEVETFGENVGVLTREVFGLEVTDAGFHQLLRAAVAEDDDFRAVLQKFDSELGGEARALVRALIANPGQRGGDIE; translated from the coding sequence ATGCCAGCGCTTTTCACCGTACTACCCAATGGCAGACGTGTGCCCGAAGGAGCCCGATCCCGGGCGTTCCTACTGACCGATAACTGGGACGACTGGTTCACCTACAGCACGCTGTACTCGCTGATCTTCTATGACGCGCGTGGCGACGAGTTTCAAGTGGGTGGTGTCAAGATCGGTCAATTTCAGATGACCGATGGCCAGCGTCGCCCGCTCATTCCCGATGAGTTCGATGAACTGGGCGAGGAGTTCTTCTCCTTGGGTCAGGACGACAGCTACTACGAAAAACTTAACGAGCTGGGGCCGGAGCTTCGAGACCAAATTCTCCGCGGCCTGCGCGACGTAGCGATCGATCAAGAACGTTTCGGGCGGGCGCTTGGCGAAAAAGTCACGGGCATTTCATTGCTGAGATCGGTCCCCAAAAAGACGGTCGAGACACAGTACTCACGACTCGCGGGAGGTGGCGCGCGCCTCTCTCGCTACGAGTTCACCTACACAGCCGGAAAAACAGGACGGTCGAAGGCTGAGCCGGTGACATTGTCCTTCGTGGTTGAGCCCGCATCCATGCCGCCGACCAACATCCACGTCCTGATCGGTCGAAACGGTGTGGGCAAGACCCATTTACTAACCCACATGTCGCGGTCTTTGGCCGACAAGCGCGCTGATGCAGCGGAGGTTGGATCTTTCACCGTGGTGAGCGAAGACGACGAGGACGATGACGGAGACCTGTTCGCGAATCTCGTTTCTGTCACCTTCAGTGCTTTCGATCCATTTGAGCCGCTGCCCAACCGGCGGGACAAGTCCGAAGGAATGCCGTATGCCTATATCGGACTCAAGCGATCGGGTACGAGCCAGGACGGCAAACCCCTCGCTCCGAAATCGCCGGAACGTTTGTCCACTGAGTTCGGTAGCAGTGTCCTGCTTTGCAGTAACGGCGCGCGTCTTGTGCGATGGCGCCGGGCACTGGAGAAACTTGAAGCAGATCCAATTTTTCGCACTGCGGATGTCGCAGGCTTGGCAGAAGAAGGGCTCGAGGACGACGAGCTCAAAGCCAAAGCGAAGAAGCTTTTTGCTGGACTCAGTTCAGGTCACAAGATCGTGCTGCTGACCATCACGAAACTTGTTGAAACTGTAGAGGAACGGACACTCGTGTTGCTGGACGAACCAGAGGCGCATCTTCATCCGCCCTTGCTGTCGGCATTCGTCCGCGCGCTGTCGGACCTTCTGGTCAATCGCAACGGTGTGGCCATCATCGCCACTCACTCGCCGGTCGTGCTTCAGGAGGTTCCTCGGAGTTGCGCCTGGAAGATACAGCGCAGCGGCCGCAGCGTAGAGGCGGAGCGGCCCGAAGTCGAGACATTCGGCGAAAACGTCGGTGTACTCACGCGGGAGGTTTTCGGACTTGAAGTCACGGATGCCGGATTCCACCAATTGCTTAGAGCCGCGGTTGCAGAAGACGACGATTTTCGCGCAGTGCTGCAAAAATTCGACAGCGAGCTAGGCGGAGAAGCACGTGCCCTTGTCAGGGCGCTCATTGCCAACCCCGGCCAGCGAGGGGGCGACATCGAATGA